In Papaver somniferum cultivar HN1 chromosome 1, ASM357369v1, whole genome shotgun sequence, a genomic segment contains:
- the LOC113318590 gene encoding ubiquitin carboxyl-terminal hydrolase 23-like — protein sequence MAEGGVICTEMMQIDGGGGGETVTFSQRKIEFHLARKPCNVLSSSTSGSDFHLETLNPGVDCSAKGSGGAGSKSLVLVDKRSDGGAGDGAAEHGLDLELFSGITFRRIGAGLQNLGNTCFLNSVLQCLTYTQPFAAYLQSGKHKSSCHIAGFCAMCAIQNHVSRALQSTGRILAPKDLVLNLRCISRNFRNSRQEDAHEYMVNLLESMHKCSLPSGVPSQSSGAYEKSLVHKIFGGRLRSQVKCTQCNYCSNTFDPFLDLSLEINRADSLRRALQHFTATEQLDGGEKHYQCQRCKQKVRALKQLTVDKAPYVLSVHLKRFGSHVQGQKINKNVEFGPTLDLRPYYSGPHQGDLKYTLYGVLVHAGWSTRSGHYYCFVRTSTGMWHSLDDNTVRQVSEKVVLQQKAYMLFYVRDVKSLAPMKPNNAMRKENMMASVVGTRDNLVPKAGLKENISNGPRMNQASLHKNKIQEMAKSSPSLKDPLRQVSNKDLPDGPSTSHSTGVNNVTKGLLESALSGDKKIASPEDKIIASTLEHKVANSGGEVIRESSSQGSDKNPGLSNAAPLNCNGLQKSSVTREVGVDGKLPTGNSCTRVSSLKTENAKLVAPSPQVGDRNNQDKGIVSETSSKDKLFTKQTEPALKVKENGSVELGGQLAMTNGCDPKKSLDSKHRQKNLKPRKKLMKSRPVSLHLGSKLMLKASLKKKKLKKKSRKTSEVDPNSIRSEKQKDNSSLGSWISDLNIEKVVKDCNGDSNIKKDGEVRERAFVNASVSLHLDSKLMLEASVKKKKLKKKSRKTSEVDLNTVHSGKQKDSSSLGSWVSGLKLEKIGKDCNGDSNIIKDGEIRERAFENAAVLASENLSKQASILSHEATKCDAREPDCSHEKISNKSQSDLTKTPRGLNDCSVDTWDEGAPRSSYAPVSKPAESIGYLPDEWDEAYDQGKRKKVREKKNVFGEPNPFQHHYDSKNAHPNKRARRMDKNSSASQPYRIPGKKK from the exons ATGGCGGAAGGCGGTGTAATTTGCACTGAGATGATGCAAATCGATGGCGGGGGTGGTGGAGAAACTGTGACTTTTTCACAGAGGAAGATTGAGTTTCATCTAGCTAGGAAACCGTGTAATGTTTTGAGTTCTTCTACGAGTGGGAGTGATTTTCATTTGGAGACATTGAATCCGGGTGTGGATTGTTCTGCAAAAGGGAGTGGTGGTGCTGGGAGtaagagtttggttttggttgacAAGAGATCTGATGGTGGTGCTGGAGATGGTGCTGCTGAACATGGGTTGGATTTGGAGCTGTTTTCTGGGATTACGTTTCGGAGAATT GGTGCTGGTTTGCAGAATCTGGGGAATACATGTTTTCTCAATTCCGTATTGCAGTGCTTGACATACACTCAGCCCTTTGCTGCTTACTTGCAAAGTGGGAAGCATAAATCATCTT GCCATATTGCTGGTTTTTGTGCCATGTGTGCCATTCAGAACCATGTTAGCCGTGCTTTACAATCAACCGGAAGAATATTGGCACCCAAAGATCTTGTTCTGAATTTAAGAT GCATATCTCGAAATTTCCGCAATTCTAGACAGGAAGATGCACATGAATACATGGTTAACTTGTTGGAGTCGATGCACAAATGCTCCTTGCCATCTGGGGTGCCGAGCCAGTCATCTGGTGCTTATGAGAAGAGCTTGGTACATAAGATCTTTGGTGGTCGCCTAAGGAGTCAG GTGAAATGTACGCAGTGCAACTATTGCTCAAATACATTTGATCCATTTTTGGATTTAAGCCTTGAAATCAATAGAGCCGATTCACTGCGCAGAGCACTCCAACACTTTACTGCCACAGAGCAGTTAGATGGAGGGGAAAAGCACTACCAGTGTCAGCGCTGCAAGCAGAAAGTTAGGGCACTCAAACAGCTCACAGTCGACAAAGCTCCTTATGTTCTATCTGTTCATCTGAAGAGGTTTGGTTCACATGTTCAGGGGCAAAAAATAAACAAGAATGTCGAATTTGGTCCCACTTTGGACTTGAGACCATATTACAGCGGTCCTCAT CaaggagatttaaaatacactctgTACGGTGTTCTGGTTCATGCCGGCTGGAGTACGCGTTCAGGCCATTATTACTGCTTTGTTCGCACATCTACTGGGATGTGGCATTCTCTTGATGATAACACG GTTCGTCAAGTAAGTGAAAAAGTGGTGTTACAGCAGAAGGCTTATATGCTATTTTATGTCCGTGATGTAAAAAGCCTCGCTCCCATGAAGCCAAATAATGCTATGCGCAAAGAGAACATGATGGCAAGTGTGGTTGGAACGAGAGATAACCTTGTTCCCAAAGCAGGTCTAAAAGAGAATATATCAAATGGACCTAGAATGAACCAAGCTTCTTtacataaaaataaaattcaaGAAATGGCAAAGAGTTCTCCCTCGTTGAAGGACCCTTTGAGACAAGTCTCAAATAAGGATCTGCCAGATGGGCCGTCTACTTCACACTCCACTGGTGTCAACAATGTAACAAAAGGCTTACTAGAATCTGCTCTATCAGGAGATAAAAAGATTGCTTCTCCAGAAGACAAAATAATTGCTAGCACTCTTGAACATAAGGTTGCTAATAGTGGGGGTGAGGTCATTCGTGAAAGTTCGTCTCAAGGATCTGATAAGAATCCCGGTTTATCAAATGCTGCACCACTTAATTGCAATGGTCTTCAGAAATCTTCTGTCACAAGGGAG GTTGGTGTTGATGGAAAGCTTCCTACAGGAAATTCGTGCACGAGGGTCAGTAGTCTCAAAACTGAGAATGCTAAACTGGTTGCGCCTTCACCTCAAGTAGGGGATAGGAACAATCAG GACAAGGGTATTGTATCAGAGACGAGTTCCAAAGATAAACTGTTCACGAAGCAAACAGAACCTGCTCTCAAAGTAAAGGAAAATGGGTCAGTGGAATTGGGCGGCCAGTTAGCCATGACAAATGGGTGTGATCCAAAGAAATCTTTAGACAGCAAACATCGCCAAAAGAATCTGAAGCCAAGGAAGAAGCTTATGAAATCTAGGCCGGTGAGCTTACATCTTGGCTCAAAACTAATGCTGAAGGCATctctaaagaagaagaaactcaaaaagAAATCCAGGAAAACCAGTGAAGTTGATCCCAATTCAATTCGCTCTGAAAAACAGAAAGATAACTCTTCTCTGGGTTCTTGGATCAGTGATTTAAACATTGAGAAAGTAGTAAAAGATTGCAATGGTGATTCTAATATCAAAAAAGATGGTGAAGTTAGGGAGAGAGCTTTTGTGAATGCGTCGGTGAGCTTACATCTTGACTCAAAACTAATGCTGGAGGCATCtgtaaagaaaaagaaactcaaAAAGAAATCCAGGAAAACTAGTGAAGTTGATCTCAATACAGTTCACTCTGGAAAACAGAAGGACAGCTCTTCTTTGGGTTCTTGGGTTAGTGGTTTAAAACTTGAAAAAATAGGAAAAGATTGCAATGGAGATTCTAATATCATTAAAGATGGTGAAATTAGAGAGAGAGCTTTTGAGAATGCGGCTGTTCTTGCGTCTGAAAATTTATCAAAACAGGCTTCTATCTTAAGCCACGAAGCTACTAAGTGTGATGCTAGAGAACCTGATtgttcacatgaaaagattagcaACAAATCTCAAAGTGACTTGACGAAAACGCCCAGAGGTCTTAATGATTGCAGCG TGGATACCTGGGATGAGGGAGCACCAAGATCATCTTATGCTCCAGTATCTAAGCCTGCAGAGTCCATTGGTTATCTCCCAGATGAGTG GGACGAAGCATATGATCAGGGAAAGAGGAAGAAGGTAAGGGAGAAGAAGAATGTATTTGGTGAACCAAATCCATTTCAGCACCATTATGACTCTAAAAATGCTCACCCCAATAAAAGAGCAAGAAGGATGGACAAAAATAGCTCTGCCAGCCAACCTTACAGGATACccggaaaaaaaaaatag